Proteins from a genomic interval of Cucumis melo cultivar AY chromosome 7, USDA_Cmelo_AY_1.0, whole genome shotgun sequence:
- the LOC127150394 gene encoding uncharacterized protein LOC127150394 gives MPPRRGARRGGRGGRGRGAGRVQPEVQPVAQAPDPAAPVTHADLAAMEQRFRDMIMQMREQQKPASPTPAPAPAPAPARVPAPAPAPVPVAPQFVPDQLSAEAKHLRDFRKYNPTTFDGSLEDPTRAQMWLSSLETIFRYMKCPEDQKVQCAVFMLTDRGTAWWETTERMLGGDVSQITWQQFKESFYAKFFSASLRDAKRQEFLNLEQGDMTVEQYDAEFDMLSRFAPEMIATEAARADKFVRGLRLDIQGLVRAFRPATHADALRLAVDLSLQERANSSKTAGRGSTSGQ, from the exons atgccaccaaggagaggtgcacgtaggggtggccgaggaggccgaggaaggggagcaggacgcgttcagcctgaggtgcagcctgtagcccaagcccctgacccggctgcgccagttactcatgcggacctagccgccatggagcagaggtttagagatatgattatgcagatgcgggagcagcagaagcctgcctcgccaactccggcgccagctccagcgccagctccagcacgagttcctgctccagctccggctccagtaccagttgcgccccagtttgtgccggatcagttgtcggcagaggctaagcatctgagggatttcaggaagtataatcccacgacgttcgatgggtctttggaggaccccaccagggctcagatgtggttatcgtccttagaaaccatattccgttacatgaaatgccctgaggatcagaaggttcagtgtgctgtttttatgttgactgacagaggtactgcatggtgggagaccacagagaggatgctaggtggtgatgtgagtcagatcacgtggcagcagttcaaggagagtttctatgcgaaattcttctctgccagtttgagagatgccaagcggcaggagttcctgaacttagagcagggtgacatgaccgtggagcagtacgatgcggagtttgacatgttatcccgcttcgctcccgagatgatagcgaccgaggcggccagagctgacaagtttgttagaggcctcagactggacattcagggtttggtccgagctttcagacctgctactcatgccgatgcactgcgcctggcagtggatctcagtttacaggagagggccaactcgtctaagaccgctggtagaggttcgacgtctggaca gtag